In Cicer arietinum cultivar CDC Frontier isolate Library 1 chromosome 7, Cicar.CDCFrontier_v2.0, whole genome shotgun sequence, a single window of DNA contains:
- the LOC101498987 gene encoding uncharacterized protein — translation MVITMPEAEAESEAALMVSVVASLSKSFDQVPPSAVPAVLDCILVSTGLSSSSLFASLLHDFPRFLKDIIKEDGTLDSDKRLRLVSLVGAFCHLLKKTGAVCDAIQLFVWRCFLPLAKVMQPSQHGLLNQITESLIDVVIETGTLEVLEETLVPVFLRSLGLSMGMLHNEDLCFYKWSRESSYQGSHDVTDKAQFMSSSNCFKLATSCNVLSVILESSLQFLHTETASKSAEREGCIADTFVKVLILELCNMTERMLLHSQEHRSCAIGFLLPIILKAFPAICSFEISLRGQKHGFSWAYFFMKIWNCCKTLFSIGPLERREGYNILSLYFSFSWQTEEYEISDSDTVIKAEEFDIRAEKEFWDEIKMGLVDKESLVRKQSLHILKMALNILEGTNSLSSTSKGNTNEKCSVPRGVTRKELWAYKEAKSLGVGKLSTLDELIFDSQQYWDAFVLLYEMLEEYGTHLVEAAWNHQVSLMLQFSESYLNVATNISKVHQDQFEIYGEPFDWLSILWERGLHHHNPQVRCLIMQSFLDINLENYGNYIKSVPETFVLGPFMQGLNDPIHHKEFGVKGVYTSTVIKGAAQFLQQYVSFLAPRKLFSFLCNLASTAKHQSFGRAGLMGLAECIASASTGIGILIHARTEPFTSMEFVTGMESQTDKKNLLDIFRYVVESSKQHFNPSYRLQVCGRILEAAASVLCTFDIPLETLLLFISALPREFTDYGGQLRLTVQRWLSGCGYKHCCTNCCINATKLCKNLYGFPESFVSNSLSIDSSLNYDDGDVSAWEFEANRWTRVLFLAIKEEHPLEPILMFIQKIGSNSFKQNHDTIGVKFLILASSLILELRRTTERVAEYGNKPRTNIGSAFPGVVDDWSFIDDISKKLVDKFLYLLDDLVQFANQSCSVFWSGAVAEDAALPGAVKGKLGGPSQRRLPISATTAVLQATISVKAISLIFVWCKQNKRDALLSSAFTFMRQFFWRTIRSPHSFSEAQAEVCLAAYEALVPVLKVIASTYCTQSFFLIEENEQLFSDIEGRPQLDYMCVSLIQNINDLLGAGILARTRRAVLLDIKWACLESLLSIPSHAHKNGFHLEGNHAFFSDGTLRCIFGDLVESIENAGESSVLPMLRSLRMLFELVAKVTSSAVVSRSHMIDEQLMWNLVRSSWILHINCNKRRVASIAALLSSVLHPLLFNDESMHQRDNAPGPLKWFIENLLEEGTKSPRTIRLAALHLTGLWLLNPRIIKFYLKELKLLSLYGSVAFDEDFEAELTDNNDARLEVSLLARSPDPELTEAFVNTELYARVSVAVLFYKLADVACMVGSPNEDTNCIAALDSGRSFLLELLDSAINDKDLAKELYKKYSSIHRRKIRAWQIICVLTPFVEEDTVGKVLNYLYIALNRNNLPAVRQYLETFAINIYLKFPSLVKEQLVPILRDYDMKQQALSSYVFIAANVILNSSKDVQSRHLDDLFPPLVPLLTSHHHSLRGFTQLLIYQILHKLFPLLNHGSSEILPLEKRCFVDLKTYLAKNSDCARLRVSMEGYIDAYNPNCSATPAGIFVNRVEENDFECVPTCLMEHVLKFLNDAREELRCSMAKDLVTIRNETLKFNGDQCMEKLSGAGEATLFKDMSSDFQKKVTFTKHDTGSNDAGFCYGNDETYRKMAEIERDDLLLDQLLQSRRSSLDQQKASRQSFILVASLLDRIPNLAGLARTCEVFKASGLAIADTNVINDKQFQLISVTAEKWVPIIEVPVDSIKAYLQKKKREGFSILGLEQTANSVPLDQYNFPKKMVLVLGREKEGIPVDIIHILDACVEIPQFGVVRSLNVHVSGAIALWEYTRQQRSK, via the exons GATATTATCAAGGAGGACGGTACTTTGGATTCCGATAAACGTCTCCGTTTGGTTTCATTGGTGGGTGCATTTTGTCACCTCCTTAAAAAAACAG gGGCTGTTTGTGATGCGATTCAATTGTTTGTGTGGAGGTGTTTTCTTCCTTTAGCTAAGGTGATGCAACCATCTCAGCATGGCTTGCTTAACCAG ATAACAGAATCGCTCATTGACGTTGTGATTGAAACCGGAACCTTGGAAGTTCTTGAAGAAACTTTGGTGCCTGTTTTTTTAAGATCGCTTGGTCTTTCAATGGGGATGCTTCATAATGAGGATTTGTGTTTTTATAAATGGAGTAGAGAATCATCTTATCAGGGTTCACATGACGTAACGGACAAGGCACAATTTATGTCTTCATCAAATTGTTTCAAATTGGCAACATCTTGCAATGTTTTGTCTGTAATTCTGGAATCTTCCCTTCAGTTTCTGCATACAGAAACAGCCTCTAAATCAGCAGAAAGAGAAGGATGTATTGCAGATACATTtgttaaagttttgattttggaATTGTGTAATATGACTGAACGGATGCTTTTGCACAGTCAAGAACACAGGTCTTGCGCAATTGGTTTTCTTCTTCCTATCATTCTCAAGGCATTCCCTGCTATTTGCTCATTTGAAATCTCACTTCGTGGTCAGAAACATGGTTTTTCTTG GGCATATTTCTTCATGAAAATATGGAACTGTTGTAAAACACTATTTTCAATTGGACCTTTAGAGAGGAGAGAGGGATACAATATACTCTCTCTGTATTTCTCTTTTTCTTGGCAGACAGAAGAATATGAAATTTCTGATAGTGATACAGTCATTAAAGCCGAAGAATTTGACATAAGAGCAGAAAAAGAGTTCTGGGATGAGATAAAGATGGGCTTG GTTGATAAGGAGAGTTTAGTGAGGAAGCAGAGCTTACATATATTGAAGATGGCTCTGAATATACTAGAAGGAACCAATTCCCTCTCTAGCACTTCAAAAGGAAATACCAACGAAAAGTGTTCAGTACCTCGTGGGGTGACAAGGAAGGAATTATGGGCATACAAGGAAGCCAAGTCACTTGGTGTTGGGAAGCTTTCGACATTAGATGAACTGATTTTTGACAGCCAGCAGTATTGGGATGCATTTGTGCTTTTATATGAGATGCTTGAAGAATATGGTACCCATTTAGTTGAAGCAGCTTGGAATCATCAG gTCTCCTTGATGCTTCAGTTCTCTGAGTCGTATCTCAATGTTGCAACCAATATCAGTAAAGTTCATCAAGATCAATTTGAAATATACGGCGAGCCTTTTGATTGGTTATCTATTTTATGGGAACGAGGCCTTCATCATCACAATCCTCAAG TAAGGTGCCTGATCATGCAGTCTTTCCTTGACATAAATTTGGAGAATTATGGGAACTACATAAAATCAGTGCCCGAGACCTTTGTTCTTGGTCCATTTATGCAAGGGTTGAATGATCCAATACATCATAAAGAATTTG GTGTAAAAGGAGTTTATACATCAACCGTGATTAAAGGTGCAGCCCAGTTTTTACAGCAGTACGTTAGTTTTCTAGCTCCAAG GAAGCTCTTTTCATTTTTATGCAATTTAGCATCCACCGCCAAACATCAATCCTTTGGACGGGCTGGACTTATGGGCCTTGCTGAATGCATTGCTTCAGCTTCTACCGGCATTGGAATACTTATTCATGCCAGGACAGAACCATTCACTTCAATGGAATTTGTTACTGGAATGGAAAGTCAAactgataaaaaaaacttactgGATATCTTTAGATATGTTGTTGAGAGCAGCAAACAACATTTTAATCCCAGTTACCGCCTTCAAG TTTGCGGCAGGATTCTTGAGGCTGCTGCTTCTGTGTTGTGCACTTTTGATATTCCTCTTGAAACTCTTTTGCTTTTCATTTCAGCCTTGCCACGCGAATTTACGGATTATGGTG GCCAATTAAGGTTGACTGTGCAACGATGGCTCTCTGGTTGTGGTTACAAGCATTGCTGTACCAATTGCTGTATTAATGCGACAAAACTCTGCAAAAACCTTTATGGCTTCCCAGAGAGCTTTGTCAGTAATTCTCTTTCCATTGATAGTTCTCTTAATTATGACGACGGCGACGTTAGTGCATGGGAGTTTGAAGCAAATAGATGGACAAGAGTTCTTTTCCTTGCAATCAAGGAGGAACATCCTCTGGAACCAATTTTAATG TTCATTCAAAAGATTGGCTCTAATAGCTTCAAACAAAATCATGATACAATAGGAGTCAAGTTCTTGATTCTTGCCTCGAGCTTGATTCTGGAGCTTCGCAGAACAACAGAGAGAGTGGCCGAATATGGCAATAAACCCAGAACAAATATAGGGAGTGCCTTTCCTGGTGTAGTTGATGACTGGAGTTTCATAGATGACATCTCGAAGAAGCTTGTTGAtaaatttctttatttgttg GATGATCTGGTTCAGTTTGCAAACCAGTCTTGTTCCGTTTTCTGGTCTGGTGCTGTTGCAGAGGACGCTGCACTGCCTGGTGCGGTGAAAGGAAAACTTGGAGGACCTAGTCAGAGAAGGTTGCCAATTTCTGCCACCACTGCCGTATTGCAGGCG ACGATCTCAGTGAAGgcaatatcattaatttttgtgtggtgcaaacaaaataaaagagatGCTTTGCTTAGCTCTGCTTTTACTTTTATGCGGCAATTCTTCTGGAGGACTATTAGATCTCCACATTCTTTCTCAGAG GCACAGGCAGAAGTTTGTCTTGCAGCATACGAAGCATTAGTCCCAGTTCTCAAAGTTATAGCTTCTACATACTGTACTCAATCTTTTTTTCTCATTGAGGAAAATGAGCAATTGTTTTCTGATATAGAAGGCAGGCCTCAGTTAGATTATATGTGTGTatctttaattcaaaatatcaaTGATCTCCTAGGAGCGGGAATTTTGGCAAGAACTCGAAGGGCTGTTTTGTTGGATATAAAG TGGGCGTGCCTAGAATCTTTGCTGTCAATTCCTTCTCATGCTCACAAAAATGGATTTCATTTGGAGGGAAACCACGCTTTCTTCTCAGATGGCACTCTTAGATGCATTTTTGGTGATCTTGTTGAGAG CATTGAAAATGCCGGAGAAAGTTCTGTTTTACCCATGCTGAGATCACTCAGAATGTTATTTGAGCTAGTTGCGAAAGTGACGTCAAGTGCGGTTGTTTCCCGTAGTCACATGATAGATGAACAG TTAATGTGGAATTTGGTGCGCTCATCTTGGATATTGCATATAAATTGTAATAAAAGAAGAGTTGCTTCGATTGCTGCTCTTTTGTCATCTGTTTTGCATCCTTTGTTATTTAATGATGAGAGCATGCATCAAAGAGACAATGCACCTGGACCATTGAAATGG TTTATTGAAAATCTTCTTGAGGAAGGCACAAAGAGTCCTCGGACAATTCGACTTGCAGCATTGCACTTAACAGGTTTATGGCTCTTAAATCCTAGGATTATAAAGTTTTATTTGAAGGAGCTTAAACTGCTCTCTCTCTACGGTTCAG TTGCATTTGATGAGGATTTTGAAGCTGAGCTAACTGACAATAATGATGCAAGACTGGAGGTCTCTTTATTAGCCAGGAGCCCTGATCCTGAGTTGACAGAA GCATTTGTTAATACAGAGTTGTATGCACGTGTATCAGTTGCTGTTCTGTTTTACAAGTTGGCAGACGTAGCTTGTATGGTGGGATCACCAAATGAAGACACAAATTGCATTGCGGCATTAGATTCTGGCAGATCATTTCTGCTAGAGCTTCTTGACTCTGCG ATCAATGATAAAGATCTTGCTAAGGAGTTATACAAAAAATACAGTTCG ATTCACAGGCGCAAAATACGTGCTTGGCAAATAATATGTGTCTTGACACCATTTGTTGAGGAAGATACAGTCGGGAAAGTATTAAATTACTTGTATATAGCACTTAAT AGAAATAACTTACCTGCTGTTCGACAATACTTGGAGACGTTTGcaatcaacatatacttgaaatTTCCATCACTT GTTAAAGAACAATTGGTCCCTATATTGCGGGATTATGACATGAAACAACAG GCGCTGTCTTCATATGTTTTCATTGCAGCTAATGTCATTCTCAATTCATCTAAAGATGTTCAATCTAGGCATTTGGATGATTTGTTTCCACCTCTAGTTCCATTGTTAACTTCACATCATCACAGCTTACGTGGTTTTACCCAG TTACTAATATATCAAATTCTGCATAAATTGTTTCCACTGTTGAATCATGGATCTTCTGAGATACTACCTTTAGAAAAGAGGTGCTTTGTAGATTTGAAAACATACCTTGCAAAGAATTCTGATTGTGCACG CTTACGCGTGTCGATGGAAGGATATATTGATGCTTATAATCCTAATTGCTCTGCCACACCTGCTGGAATATTCGTCAATCGAGTTGAG GAAAATGATTTTGAATGTGTTCCAACGTGTCTCATGGAGCATGTGCTCAAGTTTTTAAAT GATGCTAGAGAAGAGCTACGATGTTCGATGGCAAAGGACTTGGTAACTATCAGGAACGAGACTCTAAAATTCAATGGAGATCAATGCATGGAAAAATTATCTGGCGCTGGTGAAGCAACTTTGTTTAAGGATATGTCCTCAGATTTCCAGAAAAAGGTTACTTTTACCAAGCATGACACTGGGAGCAATGATGCAGGTTTCTGTTATGGCAATGATGAAACCTACCGCAAAATGGCTG AGATAGAAAGGGACGATCTCCTTCTGGACCAATTATTGCAGTCAAGAAGGTCATCTCTAGATCAACAAAAGGCAAGTCGTCAGAGTTTCATCCTTGTAGCATCACTTCTTGACCGCATACCCAACCTTGCTGGTTTGGCTCGTACATGTGAG GTATTTAAAGCATCAGGGCTGGCCATTGCTGATACAAACGTCATAAATGACAAACAGTTCCAGTTAATCAG TGTGACAGCTGAAAAGTGGGTGCCTATCATAGAAGTCCCGGTAGATAGTATAAAGGCTTACTTAcagaaaaaaaagagagaaggATTTTCCATCTTGGGCTTGGAGCAAACTGCAAATAGTGTACCTCTTGATCAGTATAACTTTCCAAAAAAAATG GTCCTAGTTCTCGGCCGAGAGAAAGAAGGTATACCAGTGGACATAATCCATATTTTGGATGCTTGCGTTGAAATTCCCCAATTTGGGGTTGTGAGATCTCTCAACGTTCATGTCAGTGGTGCTATTGCTCTCTGGGAGTATACTCGACAGCAGAGATCCAAATAG